Proteins encoded by one window of Salvia splendens isolate huo1 chromosome 14, SspV2, whole genome shotgun sequence:
- the LOC121764358 gene encoding uncharacterized protein LOC121764358, with product MEDWCKALTEDFCAPIAASSSFETELLALIRGLEMAMELSTHIWIELGSAALVTLMSTGQLGAEDLRHHMALIRSMTSQRHVRFSHIYREGNRAADFLTGRGVQTPALTYYDPISAPRYLKSLVRMDQLGYPNFRFRRRDVD from the coding sequence ATGGAGGATTGGTGCAAGGCTCTGACGGAGGACTTCTGCGCTCCGATAGCcgcatcatcgagctttgagACGGAGCTGTTGGCTCTGATTCGGGGTCTCGAGATGGCTATGGAGCTTTCTACACACATTTGGATTGAGCTTGGCTCAGCGGCTCTGGTTACCTTGATGTCAACTGGACAGCTTGGCGCTGAGGATCTtagacatcacatggctttgatccggagcATGACTTCTCAGCGGCATGTTCGgttctcacacatctacagagaaggGAACCGGGCAGCCGATTTCCTTACAGGTAGAGGGGTTCAGACCCCTGCCCTTACTTACTATGATCCAATCTCTGCGCCTCGGTATCTGAAGTCGCtggttaggatggaccagctgggatatcctaacttccgctTCCGCCGCAGAGATGTGGATTGA
- the LOC121763866 gene encoding 3-hydroxy-3-methylglutaryl-coenzyme A reductase-like, whose product MEGRLRQSKSKASATADESSSLKASDAVSLPVYLTNAFFFTVFFSVVYFLLLRWREKIRNSTPLHVVSLSDIGAIVTFVASFIYLVGIGFVQSIIIPRAPDEEEEFEQVMVKEDSPKLPCAAAPKSDDDILKICKKIEVSADDEEIIKSVVEGKIPSYALESKLGDCRRAAAIRREALQRITGKSLEGLPLEGLDYESILGQCCEMPVGYVQIPVGIAGPLLLDECEYSVPMATTEGCLVASTNRGCKAIYASGGATSSLYRDAMTRAPVVRFGSAKRAAELKLFLEDPLNFETLSLVFNSSSRFGRLQSIKCAVAGKNLYIRFSCSTGDAMGMNMVSKGVQNTLDFLTNQFPDMDVMGISGNYCSDKKPAAVNWIEGRGKSVVCEAVIQGDIVNKVLKTDVASLVELNMLKNLTGSAVAGALGGFNAHASYIVSAIYIATGQDPAQNIESSHCITMMEAVNDGKDLHVSVTMPCIEVGTVGGGTQLASQSACLNLLGVKGANKEAPGSNARLLATIVAGSVLAGELSLMSAIAAGQLVKSHMKYNRSNKDVANIKS is encoded by the coding sequence ATGGAAGGCCGCCTCCGCCAGTCAAAGTCTAAGGCATCCGCCACCGCTGATGAGTCCTCATCCCTCAAGGCATCGGACGCCGTATCGCTACCGGTGTACCTGACAAACGCCTTCTTCTTCACTGTATTCTTCTCGGTGGTATACTTTCTGCTGCTCCGGTGGCGTGAGAAGATCCGTAACTCCACACCTCTCCACGTGGTTAGTCTCTCTGATATTGGAGCCATCGTGACGTTCGTGGCCTCATTCATCTACCTTGTCGGCATCGGCTTCGTCCAGTCCATCATCATTCCCCGCGCTCCAGACGAGGAGGAAGAATTCGAGCAGGTGATGGTGAAAGAGGATTCACCGAAACTCCCCTGCGCTGCCGCTCCCAAATCCGATGATGATATTCTTAAGATTTGTAAGAAGATTGAGGTTAGCGCCGACGACGAGGAAATTATCAAGTCGGTGGTGGAGGGGAAGATCCCCTCTTATGCCCTAGAATCGAAGCTGGGAGACTGCCGCCGTGCGGCCGCCATCCGCCGTGAGGCATTGCAACGCATCACAGGAAAATCCCTAGAGGGGCTGCCCTTGGAGGGCTTGGATTACGAGTCGATCCTTGGACAGTGCTGTGAAATGCCAGTAGGGTATGTGCAGATTCCAGTGGGCATTGCTGGGCCACTGTTGTTGGATGAATGTGAGTACTCGGTTCCAATGGCCACCACTGAGGGCTGTTTGGTAGCCAGCACCAACAGAGGGTGCAAGGCTATATATGCCTCTGGAGGGGCCACCAGCTCCCTTTACAGAGACGCCATGACAAGGGCTCCTGTCGTCCGATTCGGCTCTGCCAAGAGGGCTGCTGAGCTTAAGCTATTCCTTGAAGATCCTCTTAATTTTGAGACCCTCTCCCTTGTCTTCAACAGCTCCAGCAGATTTGGAAGGCTGCAGAGCATCAAGTGCGCCGTCGCTGGCAAGAATCTCTACATTCGATTCTCATGCAGCACGGGCGACGCCATGGGAATGAATATGGTTTCTAAGGGTGTTCAAAACACCTTGGACTTCCTTACCAACCAGTTCCCTGATATGGATGTCATGGGTATTTCTGGAAACTATTGCTCCGATAAAAAGCCTGCTGCGGTCAACTGGATTGAAGGGCGTGGCAAGTCAGTTGTGTGTGAGGCCGTAATCCAAGGAGACATTGTCAATAAGGTGCTCAAGACTGATGTTGCTTCCTTGGTGGAGCTTAACATGCTTAAGAATCTCACTGGCTCCGCCGTGGCTGGAGCTCTTGGCGGCTTCAATGCTCATGCTAGCTACATTGTCTCTGCAATCTACATAGCCACCGGACAGGACCCAGCACAGAACATTGAGAGCTCCCACTGCATTACCATGATGGAAGCTGTCAACGATGGCAAGGACCTTCACGTCTCTGTCACCATGCCTTGTATTGAGGTTGGGACCGTAGGTGGTGGGACTCAACTCGCCTCTCAGTCCGCTTGCCTCAATCTTCTCGGTGTCAAGGGAGCCAATAAGGAGGCTCCTGGATCCAACGCCCGCCTTTTGGCCACCATTGTCGCCGGCTCAGTTCTTGCAGGAGAATTGTCTCTCATGTCTGCCATCGCAGCTGGCCAACTAGTCAAGAGCCATATGAAGTACAACAGGTCTAATAAAGATGTTGCTAATATCAAGTCTTGA